The nucleotide sequence GTATTCAGCCGAGATGTGATACATCAGATCGATCGGATGCGCGACTTCCGGGCAGATATTGGCAATCTCGACCGCTTCTTTCAGAAATTCGATCATTGCTTTCAGCGAGTCTTCCGGACTGACGACCGCGGATGGCCAGGCCCAGATATTACCCGCCGGCATGCTGCCGATCCCGATACCCTGTTTTCCATTGCGTGTTTCAACGATGACTTCCACATTCAACAGAACGCTGCTGTCCATCACCCGACCACCAAATTTGAGCGGGGTCCGGAAGGGGACTTCTTCAGTTGAAAATTTTGCCTCAACGATTTTGATATCTGTTGACTTGGGCATCGGTCTAAAATTATTCCTTCATGTTACGTGTAAGACCAGACGAAACGTTCATCTGTGAATTATATGTCGTCCTGTAGAACACCAGTTCTAAACTGGATTTTATAACCATTCAGTTCAATCTTCAAGAAACGAACCTGATACATTCCTGCTTGAGAAAAAACCCGAAAAATTCAGTTTTTCCGATTCCTTTCGGGGCCAGAGCATGTTACGGACCTCATTCCTGCTCAGATCCCGGGGCAGCTCTGGCTGAATCTGCCCCTGGCAGCGGAGAATTTGATCTGCCAGTGAAAGCAGGCATTCCCCCTGGTCGTCACCAGTCCCATACAGCGTGCACACCGGCGTACCAGCCGGAATTCTGGTTCCCCGATCAGGAACGTCTGCGATCGTGGGAATCTGCCAGGCTACCTGTCTCGGAGAGGATTCCCAAGGGAGATCAGGGGTTGTCAGGTCCGTCGGCGCGTACAAAATTCCTTTGGAAACAGTTGATAATGTCCGTTTTTCCTTGGTTTTGAGCAGCTGAATCAGTTCATCGGCCAAGGTTCCTGCCACAGCCGATGATGCGTCGCAGGAACGACAGGCGGCAAAATGCCACCGCAGCAGAGGCAGGCAATACTGCAGCTCAAACAGTTCAGTCAATGCAGTGTATCGGGGATTGACTTCGGTCAGCCATAAACCCGGCTGCCCGTCCGGATTCCAGATCAGATCGCAACCAAACAGGCCTCTCAGATGGCATCCGCGCGCGATATTGTGCCCCAGTTTTCCCAGAGCGTGACGCCATTCAGGGGGCATAGATGGCAATGTCATTCCACCACAAAACTGAAAACCGGTAGCATGAAGTGCCCTGTTTCCAATAAATTGAACCGCAGTGCCAATCAGCACGCAACAATCATCGCAGGCAAGGTACAGGGCAGACAAGGGAATACCAGGCTGAAACTGCTGCAGATAATATTGTGTAGAATCGGTTGGATCTGTCGTGTGTGAATCCGCAAAACTGATTCCCTGACCGGCAGCACTCAGGCGGGGTTTGCGCAGCCAGAGTTCCCGGGGAGGAGTTTGTGTATCGACGGGCAGGCAGGGGGAGATGGCAATTGGTTGATCGACGAGCAGATCCTGCAGAAAAAACGGATCACGGACTTTTTTTAACGATTCTTCTGCGTTTCCCAGCAATGTGTGACGTTGATTGATTGCGTTGATCACTTCCGGCCGGTTTTCCAGGGCACCGGTGTAGATCCAGTTTTGTGGTTCCCGTTTCAGAATCTCTTCCAGCCAGTGACAATGCTCATCGATTTTGATGACGACCTCAGACACGGCGCGGAGGTCGCGGTCTGCAAACTGATCCGCACAGACTGGCTGGAAGCCTGCTCGTACTGCAGAACAGGCGGCAGCCCGCGTACTGGCGCCGACGATCAGTAAAGAAGAGGATCCAGGAAAATTCACAGTTTTTTTCTATGCATCTCAAAGAGTTCAGGGGGACGGACATGACAATTTTATGAGGATTTAGAGTGATTACCAGCGGTTTACTGGCATTCCGCTTCTTAAATTGTTATTACTTGTTAGAGGCTACGAATGATCCAAGGTGAACCAGGCTTGAGAGAGTTTGTTTCGCCGTCCCTTCAGGACTGCGGTATTCGTGATCCGTTTTTAATTGTGCTAACAGCATAACTATGTGAACCTGATAAGAAATGGAGAACGAAGAATGTCAATGTTTGTCGGTGAGTCACTTGTGGGTGAAGGTAATGAAGTTGCTCATATCGATTTGTTGATTGGTGACAAAACCGGTCCTGTCGGTGCAGCTTTTGCAAACGCTCTGTCCAGCCAGAAAATGGGTCATAGTAACCTGCTGGCTGTCTTATCACCCAACCTCGCAGTTAAGCCAGCAACCGTGATGGTAACCAAGGTCACCATCAAAGGTGCAAAACAGGCGGTGCAGATGTTTGGCCCCGCGCAATACGCCGTCGCGAAAGCCGTCGCTGACAGTGTTGAAGCCGGCGTGATCCCGAAAGATCAATGCGAAGATCTCGTCATTGTCTGTGGTGTCTTTATCCACTGGGAAGCCGACGATGATAAGAAAATCTTCGATTACAACTATGAAGCAACCAAAGAAGCCATTGCCCGTGCAATGAAGAATGAGCCTTCTGTGGATGAAATGATCGCCAAGAAGAGTGAAGCAACTCACCCCTTCTACGCTGGCTGATCCAGGCAGTAAGGATGGCGGAATCGAATACATACCCCTGTTCTTCTGGAGCAGGGGTATTTTGTTGGGCTGTTTTCAGATTTGATGATTGTCGAGATCTCTCATGAAAAAAATACTGATTCAACTTGATACCGATACGCACGCCAGTTCGTTTGATCGTGTGGTTGCCATTGATGCCGGCGTCGATGAGTTAATGAGCTACAGCGATGTGACTCCCGTGAATGTGGAGTCCCTGGTGCATGGTGCCATGTTCACGCGCGGTCCCAAAGAGTTAAACAATACTGCGATCTTTGTCGGAGGCAGCGAAGTCCATTCCGGTGAAACTCTGTTTCAGAAAATACAGGACACGTTCTTCGGTCCCATGCGGGTTTCCGTCATGATGGACTCGAACGGCTCCAACACAACGGCGGCAGCCGCCGTTCTGGCAGCGGGAAAACATCTCGATTTCTCCGCGACAACCGCCCTCGTACTGGGTGGCACCGGCCCTGTGGGGCAACGGGCCGCGCAATTGCTGGCAAAACGGGGCGCGAAAGTGATTCTCGCTTCTCGCTCGATTGACCGGGCACAGGCGGCCTGCGATGCAATTGCCCGCATTGTCGAAGGGGCACAACTGACGCCGCTGGGGCTCAAAGATCATAAACAGATCGAGACGGCCAATAAGGATACAAATCTCATCATTTCCGCCGGCGCAGCGGGAGTTAAACTGCTGCCCGCTGCCTGCTGGAAACCGATGAAACAGCTTAAGGTGGTCATCGACCTCAATGCGGTTCCTCCAGCCGGAATTGAAGAAGTAGATGTGATGGATAAGGCAACCGACCGGGACGGAATTCTCAGTTACGGAGCGATTGGCGTCGGCGGAACGAAAATGAAAATCCATAAAGCCGCCATCCAGAAGCTGTTTGAAAATAATGACCTGCTGCTGGATACAGAAGAAATCTATCAGATTGGGGTCGATTTGCAGGACTGATTCCAGATGGCAAAATGCCTCGGAACTTCAGGTTCAGGTTGCATTTACTTATCGGGTACAGCTAGAATTAAATTTCCGGAACAAACTCCCTCCTGGCAGAAACTGGTGTTTCTCCAGATAATCATTCCCGATGGCCGTGAATCCAGATGAATCAAAATCTGAATGATGCCGATCTCATGAAACGCGTTTGTGCAGGCGATTATCTCCTGTTCGACGAACTGGTACTACGCTACCGGGAACGACTCTTGAGATTTGCCTGGAGCAAGTATGGTCGACAGGTCGCTGCCGAAGACCTGGTGCAGGAAGCCTTCCTGGCGGCTTTTGCGGCCCGGGAATCCTACAACCCGTCTTTTGCATTTTCGACATGGCTCTGGACGATATTTTTGAATTTATGTCGGCGACAGTATAAACATCAGATACGTCAACCGCGGGAAGTGGTTCGTTCTTCTTTCAGTACCTCGGAAGAGACGGTGATCCCGGAACCCAGCTCCTCAGAGACTCCTCTGCACGCAGTATTGAAAACAGAACAGTTTGAACTACTGACAATCTATCTTGCAGAACTGCCTGAAGTTCAGGCGGATTCGCTGCGGTTGCGTTTTTTCGGCGGTATGAAATTTACGGAAATCGCGTTAACTATGGACTGCAGTTTATCAGCAGCAAAAATACGTGTGAAAAACGGGTTGCTTCAACTGGCTCATCGTTTTTCTGAAGATACGACTTCGGAAGGAGATGTCTCATGAATTGTGACGAAGCGTTTGAACTGATCACCCATCCTACGGACCATCAGTGCGAAGAACTGCAATGGCATCTGCAGTTGTGTCCACGTTGTCGGCAGATGCAGGAAACACTGGCACCTGCGCTCAGCTCGTTTTACCAGATTCTGGACGAGTCTTCAGAGACGGATGAGTTAAGCGACCACTATTCCGAGATGCAACAGACAGCGGACCATCATGCACTACCCGCCTTTCCTGCTGCCGGTAAACCATTTCTTTCTGCCGAAACCGTACGGATGGCAGAGCAGGCAGCCACACGCCTGAGCGCAGAAACGGATGTAAACCGCAAGGCAGGCAGCCCTGCACCCCTTAAGTCAAATCATAAACGTCTGGTGAACGCCGCCCTGATTCTGATGGCGGGAGTTCTCATGGGCTGGGGGATCTCTCTGGATGTACCCGAAAAATCAGTACCCGGCGCGGCCAGTGTGTCTCAGGGACAGCAATCCTGCCTCTGGATTGCCCAGCGGGAAGAGATCGCCAGGCATTCTGCCCGGATGGAAAAATCGTCGGTCAATAATGTAGTCCTGTCTTGTGTGGCTTGCCACCTGCAGTCGACTGCTGAATAATCCCGCTTCAATCGCCTCGGTCTGCTGCTGCGCCGTGCGCGTAATTATTACTTAAAACAGCTGCAAAACGGCCTGTTTTTGTAAGACTTACAAGCTGCAATCTTCTGCAGAGTGATTTTTTCAAACGATCTCAGTAAATCTGAATGTCAATGAAAAACTCATCTTGCGGCTGTTTTACTTTTTCGTTATTTCTACGCAACCCACAATTAACCTGAGGGCAACTTTCCTGTCTTACACTCCCTATTCTCAAATCCTCTCTGAGATTACAGGGCCTGAAACAACGTGAATTCCATCCTGTCACAATTGAGTGAACCTCATATCTTTTCTCGTAAATATTACAATTGGATTCGACATGATAAGAGGTGTCTTGTCTGACACCAGATGCGGAAACGCATTTCGATTGGCTTTTTGCCTGATCCTGGTACAGCTTACATTGTTCGGAGACTGCTTCAACGGAATGATTCCGCTGATCGACTCAGCCTGCGCTCAGGAACCAGCGAAAAAGTCGATCTCGTTGAACGATCCGATTTTCGATATCCAGGTAGAAGGAAATCATTCGATTCCCGCCCTGGCAATTTTACAGAAAACAAAAATTCAACGCGGTCGTCCTGCTACCCGCGATCAGGTTCTGGAAGATGTTCGTCTGCTGTTTGCTACCCGCTGGTTCTCCAGTGTTCAACCTGTCTATCGAAACACAGATCAGGGACTGGTACTGGTTTATAAAGTCAAAGAGCGACCGATCGTGGAGAAGGTCGAATTTCGTGGGAATAAAAAAGTGAAAACCAAGCGACTCGAAGCGACTACCGGTTTAAAAGTCGGTTCTCCTTTCGATGTCTCTGCCAACCAGGAATCCGTGCAGCGTATCAAGCAGCTGTATGTCGAACGTGGTTACCGCTTTGCCGAAATCAAACTGCTGAAAGGGGGCAACGCCGATGACCGCCAGGTGATCTTTGAGATCAATGAAGGTCCGAAAGTCATCGTCACGGGAATCAAGTTCAGCGGTAATAAATTCGTCAGTGATGGAGTCTTGAAAACCAAACTCCTCACTAAAAAAGCACCACTGGGCTTAAGTGTCTTCGGTGGTAAATTTGATCCATCCACAGTCGAAGACGATCTGGTAGCTCTTAAACAGTATTACAACAGCCTGGGTTTCTTCGATGTGAAAATCGACGAGAAGATCGGCTTTAATAAAGATCGTTCTCATGTACAGATTGAATATACCGTCAACGAAGGAAAACGCTACAAGATCCGGGACATCCTGATTGAGGGGAACCGCATCTTTTCAGAAGATGAAATTCGGGATAACATCAAACTGGCTTCCGGTGAATTCTTTAACAGCCGCACACTTTCAACCGACGTCGATAAACTGACGGTTAAATATGGCGAGCTCGGACATCTGTTTGCCAAAGTCAATCCTGTGCCCCGTTTTCTGGAAGCACCGGGTGAAGTCGACCTCGTTTACCAGATCAACGAAGACAAACCCTACCGCATCCGCAAAATTACACCACATATTTCTGGTGACAATCCTCGGACAAAAAGTTCCGTGCTGACCAATCCCCTGATGGTCGCACCCGGCGATCTGGCAAATCAGCGATTGATCGCCAAAAGTAAACGGCGAATT is from Gimesia maris and encodes:
- the fae gene encoding formaldehyde-activating enzyme — protein: MSMFVGESLVGEGNEVAHIDLLIGDKTGPVGAAFANALSSQKMGHSNLLAVLSPNLAVKPATVMVTKVTIKGAKQAVQMFGPAQYAVAKAVADSVEAGVIPKDQCEDLVIVCGVFIHWEADDDKKIFDYNYEATKEAIARAMKNEPSVDEMIAKKSEATHPFYAG
- a CDS encoding ATP-grasp domain-containing protein, which encodes MNFPGSSSLLIVGASTRAAACSAVRAGFQPVCADQFADRDLRAVSEVVIKIDEHCHWLEEILKREPQNWIYTGALENRPEVINAINQRHTLLGNAEESLKKVRDPFFLQDLLVDQPIAISPCLPVDTQTPPRELWLRKPRLSAAGQGISFADSHTTDPTDSTQYYLQQFQPGIPLSALYLACDDCCVLIGTAVQFIGNRALHATGFQFCGGMTLPSMPPEWRHALGKLGHNIARGCHLRGLFGCDLIWNPDGQPGLWLTEVNPRYTALTELFELQYCLPLLRWHFAACRSCDASSAVAGTLADELIQLLKTKEKRTLSTVSKGILYAPTDLTTPDLPWESSPRQVAWQIPTIADVPDRGTRIPAGTPVCTLYGTGDDQGECLLSLADQILRCQGQIQPELPRDLSRNEVRNMLWPRKESEKLNFSGFFSSRNVSGSFLED
- a CDS encoding RNA polymerase sigma factor encodes the protein MNQNLNDADLMKRVCAGDYLLFDELVLRYRERLLRFAWSKYGRQVAAEDLVQEAFLAAFAARESYNPSFAFSTWLWTIFLNLCRRQYKHQIRQPREVVRSSFSTSEETVIPEPSSSETPLHAVLKTEQFELLTIYLAELPEVQADSLRLRFFGGMKFTEIALTMDCSLSAAKIRVKNGLLQLAHRFSEDTTSEGDVS
- a CDS encoding NADP-dependent methylenetetrahydromethanopterin/methylenetetrahydrofolate dehydrogenase codes for the protein MKKILIQLDTDTHASSFDRVVAIDAGVDELMSYSDVTPVNVESLVHGAMFTRGPKELNNTAIFVGGSEVHSGETLFQKIQDTFFGPMRVSVMMDSNGSNTTAAAAVLAAGKHLDFSATTALVLGGTGPVGQRAAQLLAKRGAKVILASRSIDRAQAACDAIARIVEGAQLTPLGLKDHKQIETANKDTNLIISAGAAGVKLLPAACWKPMKQLKVVIDLNAVPPAGIEEVDVMDKATDRDGILSYGAIGVGGTKMKIHKAAIQKLFENNDLLLDTEEIYQIGVDLQD